In a single window of the uncultured Dysgonomonas sp. genome:
- a CDS encoding sulfatase-like hydrolase/transferase, producing MGEVLNILKRKKIQFFFLFYILLLVPILCPLAQNFTFIDKVAVFVVCGLLFAAIWVLSLFLSSKSEKIVYSIMLAISVIPGSIFLAYLLFARVMLEQNSVTSLFETNPEESKEFVAHYLSIWVIVGVLIYAAIPIVMICTMKSFKKLKIADNKLLFTLSIIIILCIVGINRVSRSVYFVNFYKTFVSYKLRTSYEIKTIKERQKEDYIVETLRKDTVPLTIVVVIGESLNKHHMSLYGYPRNTNPLLSQLGDSLIVYQDVVAPQVHTIPVMRSVLSMSELKHPEYFTEKPSLYELFNRSGYDTYLVSNQEFSEDCKSSYDILLTLAKKKYNVATYKQHDDIVLPVLDKIFDESANNRNNKLIVVHLIGNHMAYEFRYPKEYIVYNNKKDNLVADAPFRDDKAKKTIDKFDNSVLYNDYIISSIINTLKSRQKEDAVMIYFSDHGEELYDYREFAGHAYEKVSPTMSEIPFMIWMSPSYRKKHTDLIFDNKRPYSTEDFIYSLSDLAGLSYKDYNDSRSLFSKEFKAKERYVGEKRYEEIKEKWPPNPPEGDLQR from the coding sequence ATGGGGGAAGTATTAAACATACTGAAACGGAAAAAGATACAATTCTTTTTCTTGTTTTACATCTTGCTTCTGGTGCCAATATTATGTCCTCTTGCTCAAAACTTTACCTTCATTGATAAAGTAGCTGTATTCGTGGTATGCGGATTACTATTTGCTGCCATATGGGTACTATCTCTCTTTTTAAGTTCCAAATCTGAGAAGATCGTATATTCCATAATGCTGGCTATATCGGTTATTCCGGGTTCTATCTTTCTGGCATATCTTCTTTTTGCCCGGGTAATGCTGGAACAGAACAGTGTAACCAGCCTTTTCGAAACAAATCCTGAAGAAAGCAAGGAATTCGTCGCTCATTACTTAAGTATATGGGTCATAGTCGGCGTATTGATTTATGCAGCAATCCCTATTGTAATGATTTGTACGATGAAATCATTCAAAAAATTAAAAATAGCAGATAATAAACTGCTCTTCACTTTAAGTATTATCATTATCTTGTGCATTGTCGGCATCAACAGGGTTTCCCGTTCAGTCTACTTTGTCAACTTCTATAAAACATTCGTCAGCTATAAGCTAAGGACCAGCTATGAAATAAAGACAATAAAAGAGCGACAGAAGGAAGATTATATAGTAGAGACTCTTCGGAAAGATACTGTTCCGCTTACAATTGTGGTTGTGATAGGCGAGTCGCTGAACAAACATCATATGTCGCTGTATGGCTACCCGCGTAATACCAATCCGTTGCTATCCCAGCTTGGTGACAGCCTTATCGTATATCAGGACGTTGTGGCGCCACAGGTACACACCATTCCGGTCATGCGTTCGGTGTTGTCTATGTCCGAACTGAAGCATCCGGAATACTTCACAGAAAAACCATCTCTTTACGAATTATTTAACCGCAGTGGGTACGATACCTACCTGGTAAGTAATCAGGAATTCAGTGAAGACTGCAAATCCAGCTACGATATTCTGTTGACACTAGCGAAAAAGAAATACAATGTAGCTACATATAAGCAACACGACGATATTGTATTGCCCGTATTGGACAAAATATTCGATGAAAGCGCTAATAACAGAAATAACAAACTGATAGTCGTACACCTGATAGGGAATCATATGGCCTACGAATTCAGATACCCTAAGGAATATATTGTATACAATAATAAAAAGGATAATCTGGTTGCGGATGCTCCCTTCAGGGATGATAAAGCTAAAAAGACAATTGACAAGTTCGACAATTCTGTCCTATATAACGATTATATAATAAGCAGCATCATAAACACACTGAAAAGCCGCCAGAAAGAAGATGCAGTGATGATATACTTCTCCGACCACGGAGAAGAATTATACGACTATCGTGAATTTGCCGGGCACGCATACGAAAAGGTATCGCCAACCATGAGTGAAATACCTTTTATGATATGGATGTCTCCATCGTACAGAAAGAAACACACCGACCTTATATTTGACAATAAACGTCCTTATTCTACCGAAGATTTCATCTATTCCCTTTCAGATCTGGCCGGCTTAAGCTATAAGGACTATAACGATTCCAGAAGTTTATTCTCCAAAGAATTTAAAGCTAAAGAACGCTATGTGGGTGAAAAAAGATATGAGGAAATAAAGGAAAAGTGGCCCCCTAATCCCCCGGAGGGGGACTTACAAAGATAA